The following are encoded in a window of Bacteroidota bacterium genomic DNA:
- a CDS encoding carboxypeptidase regulatory-like domain-containing protein yields MLKKITIFALLFLFVGVAMAQLPAAPTNLTVEKLNNPQSFSYAKLQWEYSIMNFQFIIYKAVNDRPFVKIAVTRMLHFVDPMVPPGHIYRYYVTAIQNNLNESLPSNEVVFVPDSTPPPPNMVRGFISGNIINDSTAEPIGGVRLRFYKLNGWMYWREARTDSFGNYFAPLDTGTFLVYASKWTYIPEWFDNSLTRENATPVSITVGDTSTANFGLKRVIIPPPPVWVSVSGTVIDSVALTPLNDAHVLFMRTNRTINMAQNQDGYLFGNREELMYVHGFGTISGIIGKARTDENGNYTVRVPAGFSYIALAVKLGYIPEFYNNKLTPFDADKITIVGDTSGINFDLVLNPDTQNSLTGKVKNELSDGVMSKVVLFQKVANRIMPVRYTVSDTLGNYAFNFLNSGYYLAKAYPLAFYAPAWYDADSCGIFCWANADSFMVDGNTTGIDICVLPIPTSGFASILGTVNVIGKNNIIQGVTVYAVSLATNSIVSYDITEEDGKFELSNLAPGSYKVVVDKEGYNAVSTPVYSVSSENNYTEENAQILISSATLGIGGNDNLPDKYSLNQNYPNPFNPTTEISFAIPKMSKVNITVYNLLGQQITTLLNGELNTGNYSVVWNGTDTNGRIVGSSVYFYKITANSLDNSLTFSSVKKMLLVK; encoded by the coding sequence ATGTTAAAAAAAATAACTATTTTTGCACTTCTGTTTTTATTCGTTGGCGTTGCGATGGCACAGCTACCTGCAGCTCCAACTAATTTGACAGTCGAAAAATTAAATAACCCACAGAGTTTTAGCTATGCTAAACTACAATGGGAATATTCGATTATGAATTTCCAATTTATTATTTATAAAGCGGTTAATGATCGGCCGTTCGTTAAAATTGCTGTAACGAGAATGTTACACTTTGTGGACCCGATGGTTCCGCCAGGACATATTTACCGTTATTATGTAACCGCAATCCAAAACAATTTAAACGAGAGCTTACCAAGCAACGAAGTTGTATTTGTTCCGGATTCAACACCCCCTCCACCTAATATGGTTCGAGGTTTCATATCAGGAAATATTATAAACGATTCAACTGCTGAACCGATCGGCGGAGTAAGATTGAGGTTTTATAAATTGAACGGTTGGATGTATTGGCGCGAAGCCCGAACAGATTCTTTTGGCAATTATTTTGCGCCATTGGATACGGGAACATTCCTCGTCTATGCAAGCAAGTGGACATACATTCCCGAATGGTTCGACAATTCTCTAACACGCGAAAATGCTACACCAGTATCAATAACTGTAGGTGATACAAGCACTGCAAACTTCGGTTTAAAGCGTGTGATAATACCACCGCCGCCTGTATGGGTATCTGTCAGCGGAACTGTTATCGACAGCGTAGCACTGACTCCACTCAATGACGCGCATGTTCTCTTTATGCGAACCAACCGCACAATAAACATGGCTCAAAACCAAGACGGATACCTTTTTGGCAATAGAGAGGAATTGATGTACGTACATGGGTTTGGTACAATATCCGGTATTATAGGTAAAGCACGCACCGATGAGAATGGCAATTATACCGTTCGAGTGCCTGCCGGATTTTCGTACATAGCGCTGGCGGTAAAACTCGGTTATATTCCAGAATTCTACAACAATAAACTTACACCCTTCGATGCCGACAAAATAACTATAGTCGGCGACACAAGCGGAATTAATTTTGACTTGGTTCTGAATCCTGATACACAAAACAGCTTAACAGGAAAAGTTAAAAACGAGCTTAGCGATGGTGTTATGTCTAAGGTTGTATTGTTCCAAAAAGTTGCAAACCGAATTATGCCAGTCCGATACACAGTTAGCGATACACTCGGTAATTATGCATTCAACTTCTTAAACTCAGGATATTACCTCGCAAAAGCTTACCCACTTGCTTTTTACGCTCCTGCTTGGTACGACGCAGATAGTTGTGGAATTTTCTGCTGGGCAAATGCCGATAGTTTTATGGTGGATGGAAACACTACAGGAATTGATATTTGTGTTCTTCCGATTCCGACAAGTGGTTTCGCAAGCATTCTCGGAACAGTTAACGTAATCGGCAAGAATAACATTATTCAAGGCGTAACCGTATATGCTGTATCACTCGCTACTAATTCGATTGTAAGTTACGATATTACTGAAGAAGATGGAAAATTCGAATTGTCGAATTTAGCACCGGGATCGTATAAAGTCGTGGTCGATAAAGAAGGATACAATGCAGTAAGCACGCCGGTTTATTCTGTAAGCTCAGAGAATAATTATACAGAAGAAAATGCACAGATACTTATCTCGAGTGCAACATTAGGAATAGGTGGAAATGATAATTTGCCCGACAAATATTCATTAAATCAGAACTATCCTAATCCCTTTAACCCAACAACCGAGATTAGTTTTGCGATTCCAAAAATGAGCAAAGTGAATATAACTGTGTACAACCTGTTAGGTCAACAGATTACCACATTGCTAAACGGTGAACTAAACACCGGTAATTATTCCGTAGTGTGGAATGGAACCGATACCAACGGTAGAATAGTGGGCAGCAGTGTTTACTTCTATAAGATCACTGCAAATTCACTTGATAATAGCTTGACTTTTTCAAGCGTTAAAAAAATGTTATTAGTCAAATAG